A stretch of the Solanum dulcamara chromosome 6, daSolDulc1.2, whole genome shotgun sequence genome encodes the following:
- the LOC129891662 gene encoding uncharacterized protein LOC129891662, whose protein sequence is MAAEVSSLLRIMNAAAGGLLNDSSSSSSSSANKSTALITRDLLGGCRSLDSKELDLDLQVPSGWEKRLDLKSGKVYLQRCNSSNSSSTTLEQKQQNYQTVGKLQDLNFPPTSKQPVNLFDEPNLDLKLLPSSSSSPSSSSYHSVCTLEKVKSALERAEKETTRKRSISVSMSSSPTSNSSSSIKDTEINQENISTSFAVGCPSCLLYVLISKNDPKCPRCHTIVPLPVAMKKPRIDLNISI, encoded by the exons ATGGCGGCTGAAGTTAGTTCTCTGCTTAGGATTATGAACGCTGCTGCTGGTGGCTTGTTGAATgattcatcatcttcttcttcttcttcagccAATAAATCAACGGCTTTAATCACGAGGGACTTGCTCGGAGGTTGCCGCTCCCTTGATTCTAAGGAATTGGACCTTGATTTGCAGGTTCCTTCTGGCTGGGAAAAGCGCCTCGACCTCAAG TCAGGAAAAGTATATTTACAGAGGTGCAATTCCTCAAATTCTTCATCAACGACTTTGGAACAGAAGCAACAAAACTATCAAACAGTTGGAAAGCTTCAAGACCTTAATTTCCCTCCTACATCAAAGCAACCGGTCAACCTCTTTGATGAACCAAATTTAGACCTAAAGCTGCTTCCTTCGTCCTCCTCTTCGCCATCATCATCAAGTTATCACAGTGTATGCACCCTTGAAAAAGTGAAGTCTGCTCTGGAAAGGGCAGAGAAGGAAACAACCCGGAAACGTTCAATATCAGTGTCAATGTCATCATCTCCAACGTCAAATTCCTCATCCTCAATCAAGGATACAGAGATCAATCAAGAGAACATATCCACTTCTTTCGCTGTTGGATGTCCTAGTTGCCTGCTTTATGTGCTAATATCGAAGAATGACCCTAAATGCCCTCGTTGTCATACCATCGTTCCATTACCTGTAGCAATGAAGAAGCCTCGGATTGATCTTAACATATCCATATAA
- the LOC129893189 gene encoding auxin-responsive protein SAUR71, producing MKKLIRRLSRVADSSSNYSLLRSESRSSSRPRRLQSFRTGKFRSGTGVPEGHLPVYVGDEMERFIVSAELLNHPIFVELLNKSAQEYGYEQRGVLRIPCHVLIFERVLEALRIGDDLQDLLSALSDDLL from the coding sequence ATGAAGAAACTTATTCGACGTTTATCCCGTGTAGCTGATTCTTCCTCTAACTACTCCTTGCTCCGTTCCGAATCCCGGTCCTCGTCTCGTCCCCGTCGGCTACAATCCTTCCGTACTGGAAAGTTCAGATCCGGCACCGGAGTTCCTGAAGGACACCTCCCTGTTTACGTCGGTGATGAGATGGAGAGATTTATTGTTAGTGCTGAACTTCTCAATCATCCAATCTTCGTTGAACTCCTAAATAAGTCGGCTCAAGAGTATGGTTATGAGCAGAGAGGTGTTCTTCGTATCCCCTGCCATGTACTCATCTTCGAACGAGTACTCGAAGCTCTTCGGATCGGCGATGACCTTCAGGATCTTCTCAGTGCTCTCTCCGATGACTTGCTTTAG